In a genomic window of Scyliorhinus torazame isolate Kashiwa2021f chromosome 5, sScyTor2.1, whole genome shotgun sequence:
- the LOC140421948 gene encoding uncharacterized protein — MKKPWKCGDCGKGFKAPSALETHRRIHTGEKPFTCPQCEKGFTQLSALRRHRRIHTGERPFTCSQCEKGLTTLSSLWRHQRVHTGERPFTCSQCEKGFTELSKLRIHQRLHTGERLFICSQCEKDFTELSKLRIHQRVHTGERPFTCSQCGKRFTQLSSLRKHQRAHTGEKPFTCSQCEKGFTRLSTLRIHQRVHTGERPFTCSQCEKEFTQLSNLQRHQRVHTGERAFNCSQCVKRFTTSSSLRIHQLVHTEERPFTCSQCGKVFAQLSHLQTHQQVHTGEKELTCSS; from the coding sequence ATGAAGAAACCTTGGAAAtgcggggactgtgggaagggattcaaggctccatctgcactggaaactcatcgacgtattcacactggggagaagccattcacctgccctcagtgtgagaagggattcactcaattatccgccCTGCGAagacatcgacgcattcacactggggagaggccgttcacctgctctcagtgtgagaagggattgacTACTTTATCGAGCCTTTggagacaccaacgagttcacactggggagaggccgttcacctgctctcagtgtgagaagggattcacagaGTTATCGAAACTACGGAtacatcagcgacttcacactggggagaggctgttcatctgctctcagtgtgagaaagacTTCACTGAGTTATCAAAACTGCgtatacaccagcgggttcacactggggagaggccattcacctgctcgcagtgtgggaagagattcactcagttatccagcctgcggaaacaccagcgagctcacactggggagaagccattcacctgttctcagtgtgagaagggattcactcggttatccaccctgcggatacatcagcgagttcacactggggagaggccgttcacctgctctcaatgtgagaaggaattcactcagttatccaacctgcagagacaccagcgagttcacactggggagagggcattCAATTGCTCTCAGTGTGTGAAGAGATTCACTACTTCATCAAGCCTGAGGATACACCAGcttgttcacactgaggagaggccgttcacctgctctcagtgcgggaaggtattcgctcagttatcccacctgcagacacaccagcaagttcacacaggggagaaggagttAACCTGCTCttcgtga